GCGCGAATCCCTGCGGGCAGGCGAGGACACCCTGCGGCGCTGGTTCACCGCAGCGGCCCTGGTCCGTCCCGCTTCCGAAAAAGGCCTGGTGGTGGTGACGGCTGACGACACGGCAACGGTCGGGCACCTGCTCCGCTGGGACCCGGCGTCGGCGGCGGAACGGGAATTGGAGCTCCGGCGCCAACTCGGGCTGCCTCCGGCTGTGCGCTATGCCGAGCTGACCGGTTCCCGGGAGGGGCTGGAAGCGTTTACCGCCCGGCTCGGGCTGCCCGAGGGTGTCCGTGCGGTGGGACCGGCGCCCCTGGCAACCGCAGTCGCCACCCCTGCTCCGGACGGGCAACTGGGTGGCGCGGGCGGGCGCTACCGCACGCTGCTGTTCTTCCCGTACAACGCGGCTCCGGCCATGACCGCGGCGCTGCGTTCGACCAAGGCGGCTGCCTCGGCCCGCCGGACCGGGGATCCCGTCTATATCCGGGTGGACGGCACGGACGTTCTCTAAGGGGTAGTGCTACAGCAGTTCCAACAGGATGGCGCTGGCACCGAGCAGGGAAAGCAGCGCCAGCTGGGCGGCGCTGCCTAGGCGGGACAGCTGGCCAAACAGCCCACGGGGTACTCCGTGGATCATCCAGTGCCGATGGTTCAAGATTGGCATCCTCACCCGGGGATCCCCTTTCCCGCCGGGTTTAGTCAGAGGCGCCTAGCTGTACCCCGGCAGACTTGGTTCAATGGCGTACATTTCCCAGTATCCCGCTCTGCGCACAGGCGAATTGACCGGAAGAGCGGTGAATTTGACCACCTAGATTTCCCCCTTGGACGTTTGTTGCATGGCCAGCCGGGCAAGGTCCTGTAGAGCTTCGGGATTGCCGCGCCAAGGAGCGCCGTGCCCGGGCAGCACCCAGCTGGCTTCGACGCCCGCGAGCCGGCCGAGGGAATCGAGGGCTGCGTCCGGATCGTCGGTGAACGGTGCGGGCTGAATGCCCGACACCCCGGTCAGGACGTGGCGGGTAGTCAGTGCATCGCCGACGAAGACGGCATCCGCGGCCGGAACGTGGACGGCGATGCTGCCCGGCGAATGACCAGGCATGCCGATCACCCGTGGTGAGCCAGGCAGCGGAAGGACGTCTCCATCTGCCACCTCTGTGACCTCGGCGAGATATTTTGGGCGCCAGCCACGCTTACGCAGCCCGTATAGGGCGAACTGAGTCAGAGGGAAAACCCTCCACGGACCCATGGTGGTTTTAGGCTTATTGCCGCCACGGGCACGTTCAGCGTCCAGGGAGTGCACAAACACAGGTATGCCCATTTTCTGCCGCAGCTTCTCAGCAAAGCCGACATGGTCGCTGTCGCCGTGGGTCAGGATTGCTCCGCGCACATCGTCCAGGGGGCGGCCCATTGCCTGCAGCTCGGTGAGCAGGTCCTCCCAATGCCCGGGTAATCCGGTGTCGATAACGGTTACACCATCCTCCGTGTCGACCAGATAGGCAGCAACGATGTCATTGCCGATGCGGTGCAGATGAGGTCCGAGTCTCATGGGGGCTCCTTATGCAGTCGGGGTATCGGTATCCACGTCACGCTGCCCAAATCAGATCGACAAGGCAGGCTTCGGCGGGTGAGTTTTCAGTGGTCTGGTCTTTGACGGTCCGGTGTTCAATGGTCCGGTCTATACCGGGCAAGTCTTCGACCAGGCCGGGCACCCGAATCGATGGCGGTTTTCCCGTCAGGGGAGGTGCGGTAGACCGATAGGTATGTCCGGTGGGTGTGGTCGTCTCCACCGTGCTGCGGAGGCCGGTACCTGTTCCGGTTCCCGTGACGGCAGTCGGCCCATCTGCGGTTGGTCCTCGTGTCCGCGCGCTCCAGCCCGGCGCTTCCTTGGCATGGTTGCACGCTTCACACAGGCCTTGCCCGTTGGCCGCA
This window of the Arthrobacter sp. zg-Y919 genome carries:
- a CDS encoding MBL fold metallo-hydrolase; the protein is MRLGPHLHRIGNDIVAAYLVDTEDGVTVIDTGLPGHWEDLLTELQAMGRPLDDVRGAILTHGDSDHVGFAEKLRQKMGIPVFVHSLDAERARGGNKPKTTMGPWRVFPLTQFALYGLRKRGWRPKYLAEVTEVADGDVLPLPGSPRVIGMPGHSPGSIAVHVPAADAVFVGDALTTRHVLTGVSGIQPAPFTDDPDAALDSLGRLAGVEASWVLPGHGAPWRGNPEALQDLARLAMQQTSKGEI